A window from Streptomyces subrutilus encodes these proteins:
- a CDS encoding acyl-CoA mutase large subunit family protein, whose protein sequence is MDADLIEEGRRRWQARYDKARTREADFTTLSGDEVDPVYGPRPGDTYEGFERIGWPGEYPYTRGLHATGYRGRTWTIRQFAGFGNAEQTNERYKMILAAGGGGLSVAFDMPTLMGRDSDDPRALGEVGHCGVAIDSAADMEVLFRDIPLGDVTTSMTISGPAVPAFCMYLVAAERQGVDPALLNGTLQTDIFKEYIAQKEWLFEPEPHLRLIGDLMEHCAAGIPAYKPLSVSGYHIREAGATAAQELAYTLADGFGYVELGLSRGMDVDVFAPGLSFFFDAHLDFFEEIAKFRAARRIWARWMKEVYGAKSDKSMWLRFHTQTAGVSLTAQQPYNNVVRTAVEALAAVLGGTNSLHTNALDETLALPSEQAAEIALRTQQVLMEETGVANVADPLGGSWYVEQLTDRIEAEAEKIFDQIRERGLRAHPDGRHPIGPITSGILRGIEDGWFTGEIAESAFQYQRSLEKGDKRVVGVNVHHGSVTGDLEILRVSHEVETVQVRELAARKARRDDAKVTSSLEAMLAAARDGSNMIPAMLDAVRAEATLGEICNVLREEWGTYTEPPGF, encoded by the coding sequence ATGGACGCTGACCTCATCGAGGAGGGCCGCCGACGCTGGCAGGCCCGTTACGACAAGGCCCGCACGCGCGAGGCCGACTTCACCACGCTCTCCGGCGACGAGGTCGATCCCGTCTACGGGCCCCGCCCCGGCGACACCTACGAGGGCTTCGAGCGCATCGGGTGGCCGGGGGAGTACCCCTACACCCGCGGCCTGCACGCCACCGGCTACCGCGGCCGGACCTGGACCATCCGGCAGTTCGCCGGGTTCGGGAACGCCGAGCAGACCAACGAGCGCTACAAGATGATCCTGGCCGCCGGCGGCGGCGGACTGTCCGTCGCCTTCGACATGCCCACCCTCATGGGCCGGGACTCCGACGACCCCCGCGCCCTCGGAGAGGTCGGCCACTGCGGCGTCGCCATCGACTCCGCCGCCGACATGGAGGTCCTGTTCCGGGACATCCCGCTCGGGGACGTCACGACCTCCATGACGATCTCCGGCCCGGCCGTGCCCGCCTTCTGCATGTACCTGGTCGCCGCGGAGCGGCAGGGCGTGGACCCGGCCCTGCTCAACGGCACGCTCCAGACCGACATCTTCAAGGAGTACATCGCCCAGAAGGAGTGGCTCTTCGAGCCGGAGCCGCACCTGCGCCTCATCGGCGACCTGATGGAGCACTGCGCCGCGGGCATCCCCGCCTACAAGCCGCTCTCCGTCTCCGGCTACCACATCCGCGAGGCCGGGGCCACGGCCGCCCAGGAGCTCGCCTACACGCTCGCCGACGGCTTCGGCTACGTCGAGCTCGGGCTCTCCCGCGGCATGGACGTGGACGTCTTCGCGCCCGGCCTGTCCTTCTTCTTCGACGCGCACCTCGACTTCTTCGAGGAGATCGCCAAGTTCCGCGCCGCCCGCCGCATCTGGGCCCGCTGGATGAAGGAGGTCTACGGAGCCAAGAGCGACAAGTCGATGTGGCTGCGCTTCCACACCCAGACCGCCGGGGTCTCGCTCACCGCGCAGCAGCCCTACAACAACGTCGTGCGCACCGCCGTGGAGGCCCTCGCGGCCGTCCTCGGCGGCACCAACTCCCTGCACACCAACGCCCTCGACGAGACCCTCGCGCTGCCCAGCGAGCAGGCGGCCGAGATCGCCCTGCGCACCCAGCAGGTGCTCATGGAGGAGACCGGGGTGGCCAACGTGGCCGACCCGCTGGGCGGTTCCTGGTACGTCGAGCAGCTCACCGACCGCATCGAGGCGGAGGCCGAGAAGATCTTCGACCAGATCCGCGAGCGCGGCCTGCGCGCCCATCCGGACGGCCGGCACCCCATCGGACCGATCACCTCGGGCATCCTGCGCGGCATCGAGGACGGCTGGTTCACCGGCGAGATCGCCGAATCCGCCTTCCAGTACCAGCGCTCGCTGGAGAAGGGCGACAAGCGGGTCGTCGGCGTCAACGTCCACCACGGCTCGGTCACCGGCGACCTGGAGATCCTGCGGGTCAGCCACGAGGTGGAGACCGTCCAGGTCCGCGAGCTGGCCGCCCGCAAGGCGCGGCGCGACGACGCGAAGGTCACCTCGTCGCTGGAGGCCATGCTGGCCGCCGCCCGCGACGGATCGAACATGATCCCCGCGATGCTCGACGCCGTACGGGCCGAGGCCACCCTCGGCGAGATCTGCAACGTGCTGCGCGAGGAGTGGGGCACCTACACGGAGCCGCCCGGCTTCTGA
- a CDS encoding DUF3817 domain-containing protein gives MKRSVLTRYRVMAFATAVMLLVLCTCMVFKYGFDRGADLTFVVSQAHGVLFMIYLVFAFDLSSKAKWSFGKMLWVMLSGTIPLAAFFVERQVRAEVEPLVTGGPATVRA, from the coding sequence ATGAAACGCAGTGTGCTGACCCGCTACCGGGTGATGGCTTTCGCGACCGCCGTGATGCTGCTGGTGCTGTGCACCTGCATGGTCTTCAAGTACGGCTTCGACCGGGGCGCGGACCTGACGTTCGTGGTGTCGCAGGCCCACGGCGTGCTCTTCATGATCTACCTGGTCTTCGCCTTCGACCTGAGCTCCAAGGCCAAGTGGTCCTTCGGCAAGATGCTCTGGGTCATGCTCAGCGGCACCATCCCGCTGGCCGCCTTCTTCGTCGAGCGGCAGGTCCGCGCCGAGGTCGAGCCGCTGGTCACCGGCGGTCCGGCGACCGTCAGGGCGTAG
- a CDS encoding MarR family winged helix-turn-helix transcriptional regulator, translated as MPKPLSLAFDPIARADELWQQRWGPVPSMAAITSIMRAHQILLGEVDAVVKPYGLTFARYEALVLLTFSKAGELPMSKIGERLMVHPTSVTNTVDRLVRSGLVDKRPNPNDGRGTLASITDKGREVVEAATRDLMEIDFGLGAYDSEECAEIFALLRPLRVAAADFDEK; from the coding sequence GTGCCCAAGCCGCTCAGCCTTGCCTTCGACCCCATCGCCCGCGCAGACGAGCTCTGGCAGCAGCGCTGGGGGCCGGTGCCCTCGATGGCCGCGATCACCTCGATCATGCGGGCGCACCAGATCCTGCTCGGCGAGGTGGACGCGGTGGTCAAGCCGTACGGGCTGACCTTCGCCCGGTACGAGGCGCTGGTGCTGCTCACCTTCTCCAAGGCGGGCGAGCTGCCGATGTCGAAGATCGGCGAGCGGCTGATGGTCCACCCGACCTCGGTGACCAACACCGTGGACCGCCTCGTGCGCTCCGGACTCGTCGACAAGCGGCCCAACCCGAACGACGGCCGCGGCACCCTCGCCTCCATCACGGACAAGGGCCGCGAGGTCGTCGAGGCGGCCACCCGGGACCTGATGGAGATCGACTTCGGCCTCGGCGCGTACGACTCCGAGGAGTGCGCGGAGATCTTCGCCCTGCTGCGCCCGCTGCGCGTCGCCGCCGCCGACTTCGACGAGAAGTGA
- a CDS encoding MFS transporter, with translation MSTVTPPAEAAAPSAGYRAVFRVREFRPVFAAHLLSVLGVVVAEISLTVLVYRATGSPLMSALTFALGFLPYALGGTLLAGTADRHPARRVLVGCDLLCAACAAAMALPGTPVALLLVLRCAMAFVAPLFQGTRSASLADILGSGDAFVLGRSLLRMVAQSAQLIGFGLGGLLLTVLAPRGAIALTAAGFLGSALLLRLGTAARPARAAGDRGTPLAGLRAVFGNRRLRALVLLFWLPPLFVVVPEALLAPYADGLGASTAVLGLLMCAPPVGTIAGELWAGSALTARTRSRIVAPLAVLAPLPLLVYALRPGPYAVLAALLLAGLAQAHTLGLDRWFVDAVPEELRGRAMTLLGTGLMTLQGVGMALAGLAAEFLPVHLVVAGAGALGAAVVLALLAALRAAGTGEGAPRSETGLTAK, from the coding sequence ATGAGCACCGTCACCCCGCCCGCCGAGGCCGCCGCGCCGTCCGCCGGATACCGGGCCGTCTTCCGGGTCCGGGAGTTCCGGCCCGTCTTCGCCGCCCACCTGCTGTCCGTGCTCGGCGTCGTCGTCGCCGAGATCTCCCTCACCGTCCTCGTCTACCGCGCCACCGGCTCCCCGCTGATGAGCGCGCTCACCTTCGCCCTCGGCTTCCTCCCGTACGCCCTCGGCGGCACCCTGCTCGCCGGGACCGCCGACCGCCACCCCGCCCGGCGCGTGCTCGTCGGGTGCGACCTGCTCTGCGCGGCCTGCGCCGCGGCCATGGCCCTGCCGGGCACCCCCGTGGCGCTGCTGCTGGTGCTGCGCTGCGCCATGGCCTTCGTCGCCCCCCTCTTCCAGGGCACGCGCAGCGCCTCCCTCGCCGACATCCTCGGCTCCGGCGACGCCTTCGTCCTCGGCCGCTCGCTGCTGCGCATGGTCGCCCAGAGCGCCCAGCTCATCGGCTTCGGGCTCGGCGGCCTGCTGCTCACCGTCCTCGCGCCGCGCGGTGCCATCGCCCTGACCGCCGCCGGGTTCCTCGGCTCCGCGCTGCTGCTGCGGCTCGGCACCGCGGCCCGGCCCGCCCGCGCGGCCGGGGACCGCGGCACCCCGCTCGCCGGCCTGCGCGCGGTGTTCGGGAACCGCCGGCTGCGCGCGCTCGTGCTGCTGTTCTGGCTGCCGCCGCTCTTCGTCGTCGTCCCCGAGGCGCTCCTCGCCCCGTACGCCGACGGCCTGGGCGCCTCCACCGCCGTCCTCGGGCTCCTGATGTGCGCGCCGCCCGTCGGCACGATCGCGGGAGAGCTGTGGGCCGGCTCCGCGCTCACCGCCCGAACGCGTTCGCGGATCGTGGCCCCGCTCGCCGTCCTCGCGCCGCTGCCGCTCCTCGTGTACGCGCTCCGGCCGGGCCCGTACGCCGTCCTCGCGGCCCTGCTCCTGGCCGGCCTGGCCCAGGCGCACACCCTGGGCCTCGACCGCTGGTTCGTGGACGCCGTCCCCGAGGAGCTGCGCGGGCGGGCGATGACCCTGCTCGGCACCGGCCTGATGACCCTCCAGGGCGTGGGCATGGCCCTGGCCGGCCTGGCCGCCGAGTTCCTGCCCGTCCACCTCGTCGTCGCCGGGGCCGGAGCCCTCGGCGCGGCCGTCGTCCTGGCCCTGCTCGCCGCCCTGCGGGCCGCGGGGACGGGGGAGGGGGCGCCGAGGAGTGAGACGGGGCTGACCGCCAAATGA
- a CDS encoding ArsR/SmtB family transcription factor yields MGFHYRFGPGDLLRCRFAVSPRWETQEAVRVLRDPQRQAYHLPWLRRVRAAAAGLDLRPLWLLMPTAGHHPDFLSPPPLGPSVTMAEELARVRAADPGAAREEVRRSLACTPGALESAAGRRMLADPARTVRELADLTERAWEALVAPDWPRLRALLEADVLFHSRRLAAGGLEALFDGLHPDLRWHGESSTLAIERRTHHDRSLGGQGLLLMPSAFGWPEVVGGYDPPWQPTVVYPARGIGALWAAAPEPTPRALARLLGPVRADVLCALHEPASTTALAHRLRLAPSTVSAHLRVLRAAGLLISARHGHQVLYERTPLAIALTTGEPPPTP; encoded by the coding sequence GTGGGCTTCCACTACCGCTTCGGCCCCGGTGACCTGCTGCGGTGCCGGTTCGCCGTCTCGCCGCGCTGGGAGACCCAGGAGGCGGTGCGGGTGCTGCGGGACCCGCAGCGGCAGGCGTACCACCTGCCCTGGCTGCGCCGGGTCCGCGCCGCTGCCGCGGGGCTCGACCTGCGTCCGCTGTGGCTGCTGATGCCGACCGCCGGGCACCACCCGGACTTCCTGAGCCCGCCGCCGCTCGGGCCCTCGGTGACCATGGCGGAGGAGCTGGCCCGGGTGCGGGCCGCCGATCCCGGGGCGGCCCGGGAGGAGGTGCGGCGCTCCCTCGCGTGCACCCCGGGCGCCCTGGAGAGCGCGGCCGGGCGGCGGATGCTGGCCGATCCGGCCCGTACGGTGCGCGAGCTGGCCGATCTGACCGAGCGGGCCTGGGAGGCGCTGGTCGCCCCGGACTGGCCGCGGCTGCGCGCCCTGCTGGAGGCGGACGTCCTCTTCCACTCGCGACGGCTGGCGGCGGGCGGTCTGGAGGCGCTGTTCGACGGGCTCCATCCGGACCTGCGCTGGCACGGGGAGAGCAGCACCCTCGCCATCGAGCGCCGGACGCACCACGACCGGTCGCTGGGCGGTCAGGGACTGCTGCTGATGCCGAGCGCGTTCGGCTGGCCGGAAGTGGTCGGGGGCTACGACCCGCCCTGGCAGCCGACCGTCGTCTACCCGGCCCGGGGCATCGGCGCGCTGTGGGCGGCCGCGCCGGAGCCGACCCCGCGGGCGCTGGCCCGGCTGCTGGGGCCGGTCCGCGCGGACGTGCTGTGCGCGCTGCACGAGCCGGCCTCGACCACGGCCCTGGCCCACCGCCTGCGCCTGGCCCCGTCCACGGTCTCGGCGCACCTGCGGGTGCTGCGCGCGGCGGGCCTGCTGATCTCGGCCCGCCACGGGCACCAGGTGCTGTACGAGCGCACCCCGCTGGCCATCGCCCTCACCACGGGCGAACCCCCGCCGACCCCCTGA
- a CDS encoding plasmid mobilization protein — MAKTRISISLEQQQAERIRQHAERAGLDVSAYLMHAATRQMAETETIEAQFAGVDALIAATEAEAGRVLTEAEPPVGELTEQERQDVEAALDLVYGPARTGARPGHAA, encoded by the coding sequence GTGGCCAAGACCCGGATCAGCATCAGCCTTGAACAGCAGCAGGCGGAGCGCATCAGGCAGCACGCCGAGCGGGCCGGCCTGGACGTCTCGGCGTACCTCATGCACGCCGCCACGCGGCAGATGGCGGAGACCGAGACCATAGAGGCGCAGTTCGCGGGCGTGGACGCGTTGATCGCGGCAACGGAGGCCGAGGCCGGGCGCGTACTCACGGAGGCGGAGCCACCGGTCGGGGAGCTGACGGAGCAGGAGCGGCAGGACGTCGAAGCAGCCCTCGACCTCGTCTACGGGCCGGCCAGAACGGGCGCCCGCCCGGGGCACGCCGCGTGA
- a CDS encoding MTH1187 family thiamine-binding protein yields MIVAFSVTPLGVGEEVGAYVADAVRVVRESGLPHRTDAMFTTVEGEWDEVMDVVRRAVAAVEARAPRVSFILKADIRPGVTDGITSKIETVERHLAGG; encoded by the coding sequence ATGATCGTCGCGTTCTCGGTGACCCCGCTGGGCGTCGGCGAAGAGGTCGGCGCGTACGTCGCCGACGCGGTCCGCGTCGTGCGCGAGTCGGGCCTGCCCCACCGCACCGACGCCATGTTCACCACCGTCGAGGGCGAGTGGGACGAGGTGATGGACGTCGTCAGGCGCGCGGTGGCGGCCGTGGAGGCCCGGGCACCCCGGGTCTCCTTCATCCTCAAGGCCGACATCCGCCCCGGCGTCACGGACGGCATCACCTCGAAGATCGAGACGGTGGAACGCCACCTCGCCGGGGGCTGA
- a CDS encoding DUF3817 domain-containing protein produces MDIKTASALHRLRLISVPEALSFPALLIFGSLLKRTTDIDYLMMPLGILHGILFVIYSVFLLDVWNRAKWPVKKVALFFLLALVPFGGLYGDKLLKRDEADSVVAARAREAARA; encoded by the coding sequence GTGGACATCAAGACCGCCTCCGCCCTGCACCGGCTGCGCCTCATCTCCGTCCCGGAGGCGCTGTCGTTCCCGGCCCTGCTGATCTTCGGTTCGCTGCTGAAGCGGACGACGGACATCGACTACCTGATGATGCCGCTCGGCATCCTGCACGGCATCCTGTTCGTCATCTACTCCGTCTTCCTGCTCGACGTGTGGAACCGGGCGAAGTGGCCGGTCAAGAAGGTCGCGCTGTTCTTCCTGCTGGCGCTGGTCCCCTTCGGCGGGCTCTACGGCGACAAGCTCCTCAAGCGGGACGAGGCCGACAGCGTCGTGGCCGCCCGCGCCCGCGAGGCGGCCCGCGCATGA
- a CDS encoding AIM24 family protein: MAQFRLQGSKVLAVDLTGDAVKAKNGAMVAYDGQMAFKKMSGGGEGLRGMVTRRLTGEQMTVMEVQGHGTCFFADRASEINLVNLRGEKLYVESSNLLCTDAGLRTGTTFTGLRGATTGNGLFTTTVEGSGQAAITSDGPAVVLRVSAQYPLSVDPGAYVAHTGNLHQSFQSGVNFRTLMGEGSGEAFQIRFEGEGLVYVQPSERNTVGGDV; this comes from the coding sequence GTGGCTCAGTTCCGACTCCAAGGCAGCAAGGTGCTCGCCGTCGACCTGACCGGGGACGCCGTCAAAGCGAAGAACGGCGCCATGGTCGCGTACGACGGCCAGATGGCCTTCAAGAAGATGTCCGGCGGCGGCGAAGGCCTCCGCGGCATGGTGACCCGGCGGCTCACCGGCGAGCAGATGACCGTGATGGAGGTACAGGGACACGGCACCTGCTTCTTCGCCGACCGCGCCAGTGAGATCAATCTGGTCAATCTGCGCGGCGAGAAGCTCTACGTCGAGTCCAGCAACCTGCTGTGCACCGACGCCGGCCTGCGCACCGGCACCACCTTCACCGGGCTGCGCGGCGCCACCACCGGCAACGGGCTGTTCACGACCACCGTCGAGGGCTCGGGCCAGGCGGCCATCACCTCCGACGGCCCGGCCGTGGTGCTGCGGGTGAGCGCCCAGTACCCGCTGTCCGTCGACCCGGGGGCGTACGTCGCGCACACCGGCAACCTCCACCAGTCCTTCCAGTCGGGCGTGAACTTCCGCACGCTGATGGGCGAGGGGTCCGGCGAGGCCTTCCAGATCCGCTTCGAGGGCGAGGGCCTGGTCTACGTGCAGCCCAGCGAGCGCAATACCGTCGGGGGCGACGTCTGA
- a CDS encoding AIM24 family protein, with the protein MPFREVNSKMIEAQVVPGQKMYSQRGAMLAYRGEVSFTPSLTGGQGGVMGMIGRRVANEQTPLMEVEGSGTVMFGHGGHHIQVINLSGETLYVEADRLLAFDGTLRQGTMFMGSQGGVMGMVRGQVSGQGLFTTTLKGHGAVAVMAHGGVVELPITPQRPVHVDPQAYVAHHGDVRNRLSTALGWRDMVGRGSGEAFQLELSGQGAVYVQASEEKL; encoded by the coding sequence ATGCCGTTCCGCGAGGTCAACTCGAAGATGATCGAGGCCCAGGTGGTCCCCGGGCAGAAGATGTACAGCCAGCGCGGCGCCATGCTCGCGTACCGCGGCGAGGTCTCCTTCACCCCGAGCCTGACCGGCGGTCAGGGCGGCGTGATGGGCATGATCGGCCGGCGGGTGGCGAACGAGCAGACGCCGCTGATGGAGGTCGAGGGCAGCGGCACGGTGATGTTCGGCCACGGCGGCCACCACATCCAGGTGATCAACCTGTCGGGCGAAACGCTGTACGTCGAGGCCGACCGGCTGCTGGCCTTCGACGGCACCCTCCGGCAGGGCACGATGTTCATGGGCTCGCAGGGCGGGGTCATGGGCATGGTCCGCGGCCAGGTGAGCGGCCAGGGCCTGTTCACCACCACCCTCAAGGGGCACGGCGCGGTCGCCGTGATGGCCCACGGCGGGGTCGTCGAGCTGCCGATCACCCCCCAGCGCCCGGTCCACGTGGACCCGCAGGCGTACGTCGCCCACCACGGGGACGTGCGCAACAGGCTCTCCACGGCGCTCGGCTGGCGCGACATGGTGGGGCGCGGCTCGGGCGAGGCGTTCCAGCTGGAGCTGTCCGGCCAGGGCGCGGTGTACGTACAGGCCTCGGAGGAGAAGCTGTGA
- a CDS encoding AIM24 family protein, with the protein MTGGPGGPTVFDPYTLPSDDNVNAYTFCVELKGSQWFLQKGKMISYYGSIEFNGIGHGRFDRLLRTSFHSPLHASDWVVAEGQGKMLLADRAFDVNSFDLDDGNLTIRSGNLLAYQPSLALKQSIVPGFLTLIGTGKFVAASNGPVVFMEPPIRVDPQALVGWADCPSPCHHYDHGYMSGVMGGLRSLTGIGGASGEEHQFEFVGAGTVLLQSSEMLMAEQAVGAVGAGAAAGNAQGVPGAGQGPLGQLGVPRMPGQLGDLQRRFGL; encoded by the coding sequence GTGACCGGCGGCCCGGGGGGCCCGACGGTCTTCGACCCGTACACCCTGCCGTCCGACGACAACGTGAACGCGTACACCTTCTGCGTGGAGCTCAAGGGGAGCCAGTGGTTCCTGCAGAAGGGCAAGATGATCTCGTACTACGGGAGCATCGAGTTCAACGGCATCGGCCACGGCCGCTTCGACCGGCTGCTGCGCACCAGCTTCCACTCCCCGCTGCACGCCTCCGACTGGGTGGTGGCCGAGGGCCAGGGCAAGATGCTGCTGGCCGACCGGGCCTTCGACGTGAACTCCTTCGACCTGGACGACGGCAACCTGACGATCCGGTCGGGCAACCTGCTCGCGTACCAGCCCTCCCTGGCCCTGAAGCAGTCGATCGTGCCGGGCTTCCTGACCCTGATCGGCACGGGCAAGTTCGTGGCGGCGTCCAACGGGCCGGTGGTGTTCATGGAGCCGCCGATCCGGGTGGACCCGCAGGCGCTGGTGGGCTGGGCGGACTGCCCCTCCCCCTGCCACCACTACGACCACGGCTACATGTCGGGCGTGATGGGCGGGCTGCGGTCGCTGACGGGCATCGGGGGCGCCTCGGGCGAGGAGCACCAGTTCGAGTTCGTGGGGGCCGGCACGGTGCTGCTCCAGTCCTCCGAGATGCTGATGGCGGAGCAGGCGGTCGGCGCGGTCGGCGCCGGTGCGGCCGCGGGCAACGCGCAGGGCGTGCCGGGTGCGGGCCAGGGTCCGCTGGGGCAGCTCGGCGTGCCGCGGATGCCGGGGCAGCTGGGTGATCTCCAGCGCCGTTTCGGACTGTGA
- a CDS encoding MarR family winged helix-turn-helix transcriptional regulator, producing METGTATPWLSEAEQCAWRTHLDVSRLLMHQLEKDLQPFGLTNNDYEILVNLSESADHRMRMSDLATATLQSKSRLSHQITRMEAAGLVRRVNCESDRRGLFAVLTDEGMETMRKVAPHHVASVRRHFIDLLPPDALAALRSSLRPVAEHLRENRGKA from the coding sequence ATGGAGACCGGGACGGCCACCCCCTGGCTGAGCGAGGCCGAGCAGTGCGCCTGGCGCACCCACCTGGACGTCAGCAGACTGCTGATGCACCAGCTGGAAAAGGATCTCCAGCCCTTCGGACTCACCAACAACGACTACGAGATCCTCGTGAACCTCTCGGAGTCCGCGGACCACCGGATGCGGATGAGCGACCTCGCGACCGCGACCCTGCAGTCCAAGAGCCGGCTCTCGCACCAGATCACGCGCATGGAGGCGGCGGGCCTGGTCCGCCGGGTGAACTGCGAGTCCGACCGCCGCGGGCTGTTCGCGGTGCTCACCGACGAGGGCATGGAGACCATGCGCAAGGTCGCCCCGCACCACGTGGCGTCCGTCCGCAGGCACTTCATCGACCTGCTGCCGCCCGACGCCCTGGCCGCCCTGCGCTCCTCCCTGCGCCCGGTGGCCGAGCACCTGCGGGAGAACCGCGGCAAGGCCTGA